In Helianthus annuus cultivar XRQ/B chromosome 9, HanXRQr2.0-SUNRISE, whole genome shotgun sequence, the following are encoded in one genomic region:
- the LOC110879446 gene encoding uncharacterized protein LOC110879446 isoform X1 — translation MEDEGRKAQVKEGSSVLKRPRDDEEDLPNSAAAAAAATASASASGTKTEVKAKRLSLDPPKPVTAGRMPFNPSVETGWTWVPFKQLPYDDPEPEVDEEEEEVIDLPYGMYHMVGGHLVLTGILPKSRFDE, via the exons ATGGAAGACGAAG GTAGAAAAGCTCAAGTTAAAGAAGGAAGCTCCGTTCTCAAGCGCCCTCGCGACGACGAGGAGGATCTTCCAAACtctgcagcagcagcagcagcagcaactgCTTCTGCTTCTGCTTCTG GTACCAAAACTGAAGTGAAAGCTAAACGCCTCTCTTTGGATCCACCAAAGCCTGTAACAGCAG GGAGGATGCCCTTTAACCCCAGTGTGGAAACAGGCTGGACATGGGTGCCTTTTAAGCAGCTTCCATACGATGACCCTGAACCAGAGGTggacgaggaagaggaagaagtgATCGACTTACCATATGGCATGTATCACATGGTCGGAGGTCACCTAGTTCTCACAGGCATTCTTCCTAAATCCAGATTTGATGAGTAG